From the genome of Turicibacter faecis, one region includes:
- a CDS encoding ABC-F family ATP-binding cassette domain-containing protein → MSVLNVTNLSHGFGDRAIFENVSFRLLKGEHVGLVGANGEGKSTFMNIITGKLVPDEGKVEWSRNVRVGYLDQHVALQEGMTIRDVLKTAFQYLFDMEAKINDLYMKMGEVSPEEMDALLEEVGVLQDILTNNDFYVIDAKVEEVAKGLGLQEIGLERDVTELSGGQRSKVLLAKLLLEKPDILLLDEPTNHLDEAHITWLTRYLQEYENAFILISHDIPFLNSVINLIYHMANQELNRYVGDYDNFVRIYEAKKAQLESAYKKQQQEIADLKDFVARNKARVSTRNMAMSRQKKLDKMEIIELAAERPKPEFNFKVARTAGRYIFETKDLVIGYDEPLSAPLNLTMERGQKIAICGANGIGKTTLLRSILGEIPAISGSVELGEHLHIGYFEQEIKGGKDKTCLQEFWDEFPHLTQGEARAALAKCGLTTKHIESKVMVLSGGEQAKVRLAKLINRETNVLILDEPTNHLDVDAKEELKRALKEYKGSVLLISHEPEFYREVVTDIWDGEKWTTRLV, encoded by the coding sequence ATGAGTGTTTTAAATGTAACAAACTTAAGTCATGGATTTGGGGACCGCGCCATTTTTGAAAATGTTTCATTCCGTTTATTAAAAGGTGAGCACGTTGGATTAGTTGGAGCAAACGGTGAAGGAAAATCAACGTTCATGAATATTATTACGGGAAAATTGGTGCCTGATGAAGGAAAAGTTGAGTGGTCACGCAATGTCCGTGTTGGATATTTAGACCAGCATGTTGCTTTACAAGAGGGAATGACCATCCGTGATGTGCTAAAAACTGCCTTCCAATATTTATTTGATATGGAAGCAAAAATTAATGATTTATACATGAAAATGGGAGAGGTATCTCCAGAAGAAATGGATGCCTTACTTGAGGAAGTCGGGGTCTTACAGGATATTTTAACGAATAATGATTTTTATGTCATTGATGCGAAGGTTGAAGAAGTTGCAAAAGGATTAGGATTACAAGAAATTGGTTTAGAACGTGATGTAACGGAATTGAGTGGGGGACAACGTTCGAAAGTTTTACTTGCAAAATTATTACTTGAAAAACCGGATATTTTATTATTAGATGAGCCAACGAACCACTTAGATGAGGCGCATATTACATGGTTGACGCGTTATTTACAAGAGTATGAAAATGCCTTTATTTTAATCTCACATGATATTCCATTTTTAAATAGTGTGATTAATCTCATCTACCACATGGCAAATCAGGAGTTAAACCGTTATGTGGGAGATTACGATAACTTCGTCCGTATTTATGAGGCGAAAAAAGCACAGTTAGAATCAGCGTATAAAAAACAACAACAAGAAATCGCTGATTTGAAAGATTTCGTTGCGCGTAATAAGGCACGTGTCTCAACACGTAATATGGCGATGTCACGTCAAAAGAAATTAGATAAGATGGAGATTATTGAACTGGCAGCTGAGCGTCCAAAACCTGAATTTAATTTTAAAGTGGCTCGTACCGCTGGACGGTATATTTTTGAAACAAAAGATTTAGTGATTGGGTACGACGAGCCGTTATCAGCTCCTTTAAATTTAACGATGGAGCGTGGACAGAAGATTGCAATCTGTGGGGCAAACGGAATCGGGAAAACAACGTTATTACGTAGTATCTTAGGAGAAATTCCTGCTATTTCTGGAAGTGTTGAATTAGGTGAACATTTACATATTGGTTACTTTGAACAAGAAATCAAAGGTGGAAAAGACAAAACATGTTTACAAGAGTTTTGGGATGAGTTTCCACATTTAACACAAGGTGAAGCACGTGCAGCATTAGCTAAGTGTGGATTAACAACAAAACATATCGAAAGTAAAGTCATGGTTTTAAGTGGAGGGGAACAAGCCAAAGTTCGCTTAGCTAAATTAATTAACCGTGAAACGAACGTCTTAATTCTCGATGAGCCGACAAACCATTTAGATGTAGACGCGAAGGAAGAATTAAAACGAGCATTAAAAGAATATAAAGGAAGTGTCCTTTTAATTTCCCATGAACCTGAGTTTTATCGTGAGGTTGTGACTGATATTTGGGATGGGGAAAAATGGACTACTCGCTTAGTTTAG
- a CDS encoding ammonium transporter yields MTIDLNVIIDTLWVVIASVLVFSMQAGFALVESGFTRSKNAANIMMKNFCDYSIGALVFFVLGFSLMFNGSNFGWVGTPDWCISGDYSFLGLIIPFLAYVFFQTVFCSTSVTIVSGAVAERMKFSTYLIFSAIMTALIYPISGHWVWGGGWLSQLGFHDFAGSAVVHSLGGFAALAGVLLLGARRGKFNADGSANTIHGHGLTLAAMGGFVLWIGWFGFNAGSTLTASDPEAIAHVMVTTNLAPSAATVTALIVSWLKGKPSVDAAMNGALAGLVGITAGCDLVSPFGAIAIGVLSALVMMAGNYLLESKFKVDDAVGAIPVHGFCGVLGTILTGVFATTGGLLYGGGFHFLGVQVLGAVVIAIWGFVASYIAFVILKRTIGLRVTEEEEMKGLDLSEHGVSAYPGFKSDESDL; encoded by the coding sequence ATGACAATTGATCTTAATGTAATTATTGATACCCTATGGGTAGTCATTGCTTCAGTGTTAGTGTTTTCGATGCAAGCGGGATTCGCGCTTGTCGAGAGTGGGTTTACGCGTTCTAAAAACGCGGCGAATATTATGATGAAAAATTTCTGCGATTATTCGATTGGTGCACTCGTTTTCTTTGTACTTGGTTTTTCGTTAATGTTTAATGGTTCGAACTTCGGATGGGTTGGGACGCCTGATTGGTGTATTTCCGGTGATTATAGTTTTCTCGGATTAATTATTCCATTTCTTGCCTATGTTTTCTTTCAAACCGTTTTTTGCTCGACATCGGTGACGATTGTTTCAGGGGCAGTTGCAGAACGAATGAAATTTTCAACCTATTTAATTTTTAGTGCGATTATGACAGCCCTTATTTATCCAATTAGTGGTCACTGGGTTTGGGGTGGCGGATGGCTTTCTCAATTAGGATTCCATGATTTTGCAGGTTCTGCTGTTGTTCATTCCCTAGGTGGATTTGCTGCTTTAGCAGGTGTCTTACTTCTTGGTGCACGCCGAGGAAAATTTAATGCGGATGGTTCAGCAAATACGATTCACGGTCATGGATTAACGCTTGCTGCAATGGGGGGGTTCGTGTTATGGATTGGTTGGTTTGGTTTTAATGCAGGATCAACATTAACTGCAAGTGATCCAGAGGCAATTGCTCATGTTATGGTAACAACAAACTTAGCACCATCAGCCGCGACCGTCACCGCACTTATTGTTTCCTGGTTAAAAGGTAAACCTAGTGTAGATGCAGCCATGAACGGAGCATTAGCGGGATTAGTCGGAATTACCGCAGGATGCGACCTTGTTTCACCTTTCGGTGCTATTGCGATTGGGGTTCTTTCAGCTCTTGTGATGATGGCAGGTAATTATTTATTAGAATCTAAATTTAAAGTTGATGATGCGGTGGGTGCAATTCCTGTTCATGGATTCTGTGGAGTTCTTGGAACCATTTTAACAGGTGTATTTGCAACGACAGGTGGTTTGTTATACGGTGGCGGTTTCCACTTCTTAGGTGTTCAAGTGCTTGGGGCAGTGGTTATTGCGATTTGGGGCTTTGTTGCTTCCTATATCGCCTTTGTCATCTTAAAACGTACCATCGGACTTCGCGTCACTGAAGAGGAAGAAATGAAAGGTCTTGATTTATCTGAACATGGTGTAAGTGCATATCCTGGATTTAAATCAGATGAGTCAGACTTATAA
- a CDS encoding peptide ABC transporter substrate-binding protein: MFFLIGLSFCMLVAAIPVKAKEDISTDDYIGFYGMDPETFDYLYTYKTVDSAHFANFIDGLLEHDEYGNLVGAMATSWESNEDKTVWRFKLREGVHWYTDEGVDYGEVIADDFVTGLWHAADFQSQTLYLVQPLIKNLDAYVKGEVPFSEVGVRAIDDYTLEYELTQPTPYFPTMTTYSILLPVNRSFLESKGTGCRLGNPDYSTCQFGAVKPESILYNGAYFLKNFTSKSTIEYVANPNYWDKEKVHVKKVKLIYCQQADPTTLFLAFDRKEIVSAPLDVNNPPLVKRAKEKYGDSIFVTDTNGAVAFATFVFNRQQYHSPLDSKQDVSPKTNKQREDTKQALLNTSFRRAIMRAIDTESINRQMVGDELKKTSLRNMLTQPTFVKTSTGEYYGTLVSDSLKGLDAKLYSKQLSLEDGQMAFFNPELAKEQLAIAKEELSREGVQFPVYLDVILNGESETSFRSAQALKQSIEESLEGEVRLNLIMSSRENLLASKTAELVNSDLIFSAGWSPDYGDPKSYLDILDPDNGDLLKSFGLNRAAVQSEEEKEIKEQIGLYIYKELKDLANAEVANIDKRYELYADAEAYAIDQAYFIPLYSSGGSYAITRIIPYTKSYSPYGLSSMKFKRMQLSEEIITLKERNKRYERWQQEKGGQLESTQI, from the coding sequence ATGTTTTTTTTAATAGGACTGAGTTTTTGTATGTTAGTGGCTGCGATTCCTGTAAAGGCGAAGGAAGACATTTCAACGGATGATTATATTGGGTTTTATGGGATGGATCCGGAGACATTTGATTATCTTTATACGTACAAGACCGTTGATTCAGCGCACTTTGCCAATTTTATTGACGGCTTGCTTGAACATGATGAGTATGGAAATTTAGTAGGCGCGATGGCAACGAGTTGGGAAAGTAATGAAGATAAAACCGTTTGGCGATTTAAGTTAAGAGAGGGGGTGCATTGGTATACGGATGAAGGAGTGGATTATGGTGAAGTGATAGCTGATGATTTTGTTACTGGGCTTTGGCATGCCGCTGATTTTCAATCCCAAACCCTTTATTTGGTGCAACCTTTAATCAAAAATTTAGACGCTTATGTCAAAGGGGAAGTTCCGTTTAGTGAGGTGGGGGTTCGGGCGATTGATGACTATACGCTTGAATATGAGTTGACTCAACCGACGCCGTATTTTCCAACGATGACGACGTATTCGATTTTGCTTCCTGTTAACCGTAGCTTTTTAGAGTCGAAGGGAACCGGTTGCCGTCTTGGGAACCCCGATTATTCAACCTGTCAATTTGGTGCCGTTAAACCGGAATCCATTTTATACAATGGGGCTTATTTCTTAAAAAATTTTACGTCGAAGTCGACGATTGAATATGTAGCCAATCCAAATTATTGGGATAAAGAAAAGGTGCACGTGAAAAAAGTAAAGCTCATTTATTGCCAACAGGCGGACCCGACGACGCTCTTTTTAGCTTTTGATCGTAAGGAGATTGTGTCCGCTCCATTAGATGTGAATAATCCCCCTCTTGTGAAACGTGCGAAAGAAAAATATGGGGATTCTATCTTTGTGACGGATACAAACGGTGCGGTAGCGTTTGCGACCTTTGTTTTTAATCGTCAACAGTATCATTCACCGCTAGATAGTAAACAGGATGTTTCACCCAAAACAAACAAACAACGGGAGGATACAAAACAGGCCCTTTTGAATACTTCTTTTCGACGCGCGATTATGCGAGCGATTGATACGGAATCGATTAATCGTCAAATGGTTGGCGATGAATTGAAAAAGACTTCGTTAAGAAATATGCTTACTCAACCGACTTTTGTTAAAACCTCGACGGGAGAATACTATGGGACGTTAGTGAGCGATTCGCTAAAAGGGTTAGATGCTAAGCTTTACTCTAAACAACTGAGTCTTGAGGATGGACAAATGGCCTTTTTTAATCCGGAACTTGCAAAAGAGCAGTTGGCGATTGCTAAAGAGGAGTTAAGTCGTGAGGGCGTTCAATTTCCCGTTTATTTAGATGTGATTTTAAATGGAGAAAGCGAGACGAGTTTTCGAAGTGCTCAGGCTTTAAAACAAAGTATCGAGGAATCTTTAGAAGGAGAGGTTCGACTGAACCTCATTATGAGTTCTCGTGAGAATTTATTGGCGTCAAAAACGGCGGAGTTAGTGAATAGTGACTTGATCTTCTCGGCCGGGTGGTCACCTGATTACGGAGATCCGAAAAGTTATTTAGACATTTTAGACCCGGATAACGGGGATTTGTTAAAAAGTTTTGGTCTTAACCGAGCGGCTGTCCAAAGCGAGGAAGAAAAAGAGATTAAGGAACAGATAGGATTGTATATTTATAAGGAGTTAAAGGACCTTGCGAATGCCGAAGTGGCGAATATAGATAAGCGATATGAGCTTTATGCGGATGCTGAGGCGTATGCAATTGATCAAGCTTATTTTATTCCGCTTTATTCTTCAGGGGGGAGTTATGCGATTACGCGAATTATTCCGTATACGAAATCATATAGCCCGTATGGATTGTCATCGATGAAGTTTAAACGCATGCAATTAAGTGAGGAAATTATTACGTTAAAAGAGCGCAATAAACGGTATGAAAGATGGCAACAAGAAAAAGGTGGTCAGTTGGAGTCCACCCAAATTTAG
- a CDS encoding M48 family metallopeptidase → MLEERLVVLGLEVKVVRKRIKNMYLRVRRTGEVEVSAAPRVERKMIESFIVSKWSWVQAKRNQALLSLEKQLQADEIFYFGQRVTIKRHPAKKISVERGEETLHFFGPSTYDDERVVLWIKNWMFCELQQKIEQLVNAYWPYFHGKGCAPVEIKYRQMTATWGVCRPQRGTITFNKNLIHQPDAFIEYVVVHELSHLVEANHSARFYQVVELLLPEWKMYDKQKISF, encoded by the coding sequence GTGTTAGAAGAACGTTTAGTTGTTTTGGGACTAGAAGTTAAGGTTGTACGTAAGAGAATAAAAAATATGTATTTACGGGTCCGTCGTACAGGGGAGGTAGAGGTTTCGGCTGCACCACGTGTTGAACGAAAGATGATTGAATCGTTTATTGTTTCGAAGTGGTCATGGGTTCAGGCGAAACGAAACCAAGCGTTATTATCTCTTGAAAAACAGTTGCAGGCGGATGAAATTTTTTATTTTGGACAGCGTGTGACGATCAAACGGCACCCGGCAAAAAAAATATCAGTTGAACGAGGGGAAGAGACGTTGCATTTTTTTGGTCCCTCAACGTATGACGATGAACGCGTTGTTTTATGGATTAAAAACTGGATGTTTTGCGAGTTGCAGCAAAAAATTGAACAGTTAGTGAATGCGTATTGGCCATATTTTCATGGGAAAGGTTGTGCTCCTGTGGAGATTAAGTACCGCCAGATGACTGCGACATGGGGAGTGTGTCGTCCGCAACGCGGGACGATTACCTTTAATAAGAATTTAATTCATCAGCCTGATGCGTTTATTGAATATGTTGTCGTGCACGAGTTGAGTCATTTGGTTGAGGCTAATCATAGTGCTCGATTTTATCAAGTGGTCGAATTGTTACTCCCGGAGTGGAAAATGTATGATAAACAAAAAATTTCATTTTAG
- a CDS encoding ArsR/SmtB family transcription factor, translating to METCSIEAIHDEVVLSVKEKMPRDEELLKLADLYKAMGDLTRIRILAALVQSEMCVCDLASLLEMTQSAISHQLRVLRQAHLVNYRKVGKVVYYSLDDEHIKMLYEQGLVHVLHQHQ from the coding sequence ATGGAAACATGTAGCATAGAAGCTATTCATGATGAAGTCGTTTTATCGGTGAAGGAAAAAATGCCAAGAGACGAGGAGTTATTAAAACTGGCAGATTTATATAAAGCGATGGGAGACTTAACACGGATTCGCATTTTGGCTGCTCTTGTTCAGTCGGAAATGTGTGTGTGCGATTTAGCATCGTTGCTTGAGATGACACAGTCAGCTATATCGCATCAATTACGTGTGTTGCGTCAAGCCCATCTTGTTAATTATCGTAAGGTTGGCAAAGTGGTTTACTATTCACTGGATGACGAACATATTAAAATGTTATATGAGCAAGGATTAGTCCATGTGTTGCATCAACATCAATAG
- a CDS encoding YdcF family protein → MIIVFTTVTLYMIGMHLKMNQSLKHRVTPEINCLLILGSCLKDQHVSPTLRARLELGATLLRENPHLHVIVTGGKGTAQLPAEAQVMKRVLIEDYGIEENRILVEDRSTNTFENLFFSQSLFGKHQVAIVTNEFHSVRTSLLARRLGISHIIIGVATPANKRLKWELREHLALLKSWVVDR, encoded by the coding sequence ATGATTATCGTTTTTACAACAGTGACCCTTTATATGATTGGGATGCATCTTAAAATGAATCAATCACTAAAACATCGCGTGACCCCAGAGATCAATTGCCTTTTAATTTTAGGATCTTGTTTAAAGGACCAGCATGTCTCGCCTACATTACGTGCCCGTCTTGAATTAGGGGCAACGTTATTAAGAGAAAATCCACACCTTCATGTCATTGTGACGGGAGGAAAGGGAACCGCACAGCTTCCTGCAGAGGCACAGGTGATGAAGCGGGTACTGATCGAAGATTATGGAATTGAAGAAAATCGTATTCTTGTTGAAGACCGCTCGACGAATACGTTTGAAAATTTATTTTTTTCTCAATCACTATTTGGAAAACATCAGGTAGCAATTGTAACGAATGAGTTTCATAGTGTGCGTACTTCATTACTTGCCCGCCGATTAGGTATTTCTCATATCATCATCGGCGTAGCGACCCCTGCTAATAAACGGCTAAAATGGGAGTTGCGTGAGCACTTGGCGCTACTTAAATCATGGGTGGTGGATCGTTAG
- a CDS encoding LysM peptidoglycan-binding domain-containing protein, with the protein MNAQPLTITRYMIQAGDTIKSIATQFDTTPVELMKLNGNKPLIIQPKQFINVPLLENNRIHVIAEGESLQDLLIRYKLTPDELVHLNQDLFLQAGQMVTIQH; encoded by the coding sequence ATGAATGCGCAACCATTAACAATAACTCGATATATGATTCAAGCGGGTGACACGATTAAAAGCATTGCCACCCAATTTGACACAACCCCGGTTGAACTCATGAAATTAAACGGAAATAAGCCCCTTATCATTCAACCTAAACAATTCATCAACGTTCCCCTGCTAGAGAATAACAGGATCCATGTCATTGCTGAAGGGGAATCCCTCCAAGATCTTTTAATTCGTTACAAACTAACCCCAGATGAACTCGTTCATCTCAATCAAGACCTCTTTTTGCAAGCCGGTCAAATGGTAACGATTCAACATTAA
- a CDS encoding N-acetylmuramoyl-L-alanine amidase translates to MPYIVVDAGHGGWDNGAHYNGHREKDITLRVATKVTKRLREIGFTVTQLRTDDTYVGNASARGRQIAELQPNLAISIHVNSSGGEGKLRGAEIYVPLAEDSARFEYYLQEELSHLNAFREIYSRAYTGEFYDRHINPQTLRFTQTYSYTDYYGIIREAWRGGVSCDIIEMFYLDNEGDLYTFLNQEDAYVEAIVVALSKAFNMNYEREARHEVVDRPEPLKTETYYRVVCGSYSDLNEAKKVQQALARANYPGVWIQPVETKR, encoded by the coding sequence ATGCCTTATATTGTTGTAGATGCTGGTCATGGTGGATGGGATAATGGTGCTCATTACAATGGACATCGTGAAAAGGATATTACGTTGCGTGTAGCGACAAAAGTAACCAAACGATTGAGAGAAATTGGATTTACTGTGACGCAATTAAGAACGGATGATACGTATGTTGGAAATGCTTCAGCACGTGGTCGTCAAATTGCAGAGTTACAACCTAATTTAGCTATTAGTATTCACGTCAATAGCTCAGGTGGAGAGGGAAAATTACGTGGAGCCGAAATTTATGTGCCGCTGGCAGAGGATAGCGCACGTTTTGAGTATTATTTACAAGAAGAGTTGAGTCATCTTAATGCGTTTCGAGAAATTTATTCACGCGCTTACACCGGAGAGTTTTACGATCGTCATATTAATCCGCAAACGTTAAGATTTACCCAAACGTATAGTTATACGGATTATTATGGAATTATTCGTGAGGCTTGGCGTGGAGGTGTTTCTTGTGATATTATCGAGATGTTTTATTTAGATAATGAGGGAGACCTTTATACCTTTTTAAATCAAGAGGATGCTTATGTTGAAGCGATTGTCGTGGCGTTAAGTAAAGCGTTTAATATGAATTATGAACGCGAAGCTCGACATGAAGTGGTTGACCGTCCAGAACCATTAAAAACGGAAACGTATTATCGCGTTGTTTGTGGATCATATTCTGATTTAAACGAGGCGAAAAAAGTACAGCAAGCACTTGCTCGTGCTAATTATCCAGGGGTTTGGATTCAACCCGTCGAAACGAAACGATAA